The Macaca fascicularis isolate 582-1 chromosome 11, T2T-MFA8v1.1 genome includes a region encoding these proteins:
- the ESYT1 gene encoding extended synaptotagmin-1 isoform X3, translating into MERSPGEGPSPSPMDQPSAPSDPTDQPPAAHAKLDPGSGGQPAGPGAAGEALAVLTSFGRRLLVLIPVYLAGAVGLSVGFVLFGLALYLGWRRVRDEKERSLRAARQLLDDEEQLTAKTLYMSHRELPAWVSFPDVEKAEWLNKIVAQVWPFLGQYMEKLLAETVAPAVRGSNPHLQTFTFTRVELGEKPLRIIGVKVHPGQRKEQILLDLNISYVGDVQIDVEVKKYFCKAGVKGMQLHGVLRVILEPLIGDLPIVGAVSMFFIRRPTLDINWTGMTNLLDIPGLSSLSDTMIMDSIAAFLVLPNRLLVPLVPDLQDVAQLRSPLPRGIIRIHLLAARGLSSKDKYVKGLIEGKSDPYALVRLGTQTFCSRVIDEELNPQWGETYEVMVHEVPGQEIEVEVFDKDPDKDDFLGRMKLDVGKVLQAGVLDDWFPLQGGQGQVHLRLEWLSLLSDAEKLEQVLQWNRGVSSRPEPPSAAILVVYLDRAQDLPMVTSELYPPQLKKGNKEPNPMVQLSIQDVTQESKAVYSTNCPVWEEAFRFFLQDPQSQELDVQVKDDSRALTLGALTLPLARLLTAPELTLDQWFQLSSSGPNSRLYIKLVMRILYLDSSEICFPTVPGSPGAWDVDSESPQRGSSVDAPPRPCHTTPDSQFGTEHVLRIHVLEAQDLIAKDRFLGGLVKGKSDPYVKLKLAGRSFRSHVVREDLNPRWNEVFEVIVTSVPGQELEVEVFDKDLDKDDFLGRCKVSLTTVLNSGFLDEWLTLEDVPSGRLHLRLERLTPRPTAAELEEVLQVNSLIQTQKSAELAAALLSVYMERAEDLPLRKGTKPPNPYATLTVGDTSHKTKTVSQTSAPVWDESASFLIRKPHIESLELQVRGEGTGLLGSLSLPLSELLVADQLCLDRWFTLSSGQGQVLLRAQLGILVSQHSGVEAHSHSYSHSSSSLSEEPELWGGPPHITSSAPELRQRLTHVDSPLEAPAGPLGQVKLTVWYYSEERKLVSIVHGCRALRQNGRDPPDPYVSLLLLPDKNRGTKRKTSQKKRTLSPEFNERFEWELPLDEALRRKLDVSVKSNSSFMSRERELLGKV; encoded by the exons GGCGGTTGCTGGTGCTGATACCGGTGTATTTGGCCGGGGCAGTGGGACTCAGCGTGGGTTTCGTGCTCTTCGGCCTCGCCCTCTACCTGGGCTGGCGCCGGGTCCGCGACGAGAAAGAACGGAGCCTTCGAGCAGCGAGGCAGCTACTGGACGACGAGGAGCAGCTCACGGCGAAAACTCTTTATATGAGTCATCGAGAGCTACCTGCCTGG GTCAGCTTCCCAGACGTGGAAAAGGCTGAATGGCTCAATAAG ATTGTGGCCCAGGTCTGGCCCTTCCTGGGCCAGTATATGGAGAAACTTCTGGCTGAGACTGTGGCTCCGGCTGTTAGGGGATCTAACCCCCATCTGCAAACATTTACATTTACACGAGTGGAACTGGGTGAAAAG CCATTGCGCATCATTGGAGTCAAGGTTCACCCAGGTCAGAGAAAAGAGCAGATCCTGCTGGACTTGAACATCAG CTATGTAGGTGATGTGCAGATTGATGTAGAAGTGAAGAAATACTTCTGCAAAGCAGGAGTCAAGGGCATGCAG CTACATGGTGTCTTGCGGGTGATTCTGGAGCCACTCATTGGGGACCTTCCCATTGTGGGGGCTGTGTCAATGTTCTTCATCCGACGCCCG ACCCTAGACATCAACTGGACAGGGATGACCAACCTGCTGGATATCCCAGGACTTAG CTCACTCTCTGACACCATGATCATGGACTCCATCGCTGCCTTCCTCGTGTTGCCCAATCGATTACTGGTGCCCCTTGTGCCTGACCTTCAAGATGTGGCTCAGTTGCGTTCCCCTCTGCCCAGG GGCATTATTCGAATTCACCTGCTGGCTGCTCGAGGGCTGAGTTCCAAGGACAAATATGTGAAGGGCCTGATTGAGGGCAAGTCAGACCCGTACGCACTTGTGCGTTTGGGCACCCAGACGTTCTGCAGTCGTGTCATTGATGAAGAACTCAACCCACAGTGGGGAGAGACTTATGAG GTGATGGTACACGAGGTCCCAGGGCAGGAGATTGAAGTGGAGGTGTTCGACAAGGATCCAGATAAAGATGACTTTCTGGGCAG aATGAAGCTGGATGTAGGGAAGGTGTTACAGGCTGGTGTTCTGGATGAT TGGTTCCCTCTACAAGGTGGGCAAGGCCAAGTTCACTTGAGGCTAGAATGGCTGTCGCTTTTGTcagatgcagagaaactggagcAG GTTCTACAGTGGAATCGGGGAGTCTCCTCTCGACCAGAGCCCCCATCAGCTGCCATCTTAGTTGTCTACCTGGATCGGGCCCAGGATCTTCCT ATGGTGACCTCTGAATTGTACCCACCACAGCTGAAGAAGGGGAACAAGGAACCCAACCCCATGGTACAACTGTCAATTCAGGATGTGACTCAGGAGAGCAAG GCTGTCTACAGTACCAACTGCCCAGTGTGGGAGGAAGCATTCCGGTTCTTCCTACAAGACCCTCAAAGCCAGGAGCTCGATGTGCAA GTGAAGGATGATTCCAGGGCCCTGACTTTAGGAGCACTGACACTGCCTCTGGCCCGCCTGCTGACTGCCCCAGAACTCACCCTGGACCAGTGGTTCCAGCTTAGCAGCTCTGGCCCAAACTCCAGACTCTACATTAAACTAGTCATGAGG ATCCTGTACTTGGATTCATCAGAAATATGCTTCCCCACTGTGCCTGGTAGTCCTGGTGCTTGGGACGTGGACAGTGAGAGTCCCCAGAGAGGCAGCAGTGTGGATGCCCCACCTCGACCCTGTCACACTACTCCTGATAGCCAGTTTGGGACTGAG CATGTGCTTCGGATCCATGTATTAGAGGCCCAGGACCTGATTGCCAAAGACCGTTTCTTGGGGGGACTGGTGAAGGGCAAGTCAGACCCCTATGTCAAACTAAAGCTGGCAGGACGAAGCTTCCGGAGCCATGTTGTTCGGGAAGATCTCAATCCCCGCTGGAATGAGGTTTTTGAG GTGATTGTCACATCAGTTCCAGGCCAAGAGCTAGAGGTTGAAGTCTTTGACAAGGACTTGGACAAGGATGATTTTCTGGGCAG GTGTAAAGTGAGTCTCACCACAGTCTTAAACAGTGGCTTCCTTGATGAG TGGCTGACCCTGGAGGATGTCCCATCTGGCCGCCTGCACTTGCGCCTGGAGCGTCTCACCCCCCGTCCCACTGCTGCTGAGTTAGAGGAG GTGCTGCAGGTGAATAGTTTGATCCAGACTCAGAAGAGTGCGGAGCTGGCCGCGGCCCTGCTATCTGTCTATATGGAGCGGGCAGAGGACTTGCCG CTGCGAAAAGGCACCAAGCCCCCCAACCCTTATGCTACTCTCACTGTGGGAGATACTTCTCATAAAACCAAG ACTGTTTCACAAACTTCAGCCCCTGTCTGGGATGAGAGTGCCTCCTTTCTCATCAGGAAACCACACATTGAGAGCCTGGAGTTGCAG GTTCGGGGTGAGGGCACTGGCCTGCTGGGCTCATTATCCCTGCCCCTCTCAGAGCTCCTTGTGGCTGACCAGCTCTGCTTGGACCGCTGGTTTACACTCAGCAGTGGTCAGGGGCAGGTGCTACTGAGAGCACAGCTAGGG ATCCTGGTGTCCCAGCACTCAGGAGTGGAAGCTCATAGCCACAGCTACAGCCACAGCTCCTCATCCCTGAGTGAAGAACCAGAGCTCTGGGGGGGACCCCCTCACATCACCTCCTCAGCCCCAGAGCTCCGGCAGCGCCTCACACATGTTGACAG TCCCCTTGAAGCTCCAGCCGGGCCTCTGGGCCAGGTGAAACTGACTGTGTGGTACTACAGTGAAGAACGAAAGCTGGTCAGCATTGTTCATGGTTGccg GGCCCTTCGACAGAACGGACGCGATCCTCCCGATCCCTATGTGTCCCTGTTGCTGCTGCCAGACAAGAACCGAGGCACCAAGAGGAAGACCTCCCAGAAGAAGCGGACCCTGAGTCCCGAATTTAATGAACG GTTTGAGTGGGAACTCCCCCTGGATGAGGCCCTGAGACGAAAGCTGGATGTCTCTGTCAAGTCTAATTCCTCCTTCATGTCAAGAGAGCGTGAGCTGCTGGGGAAG GTATGA
- the ESYT1 gene encoding extended synaptotagmin-1 isoform X2, whose translation MERSPGEGPSPSPMDQPSAPSDPTDQPPAAHAKLDPGSGGQPAGPGAAGEALAVLTSFGRRLLVLIPVYLAGAVGLSVGFVLFGLALYLGWRRVRDEKERSLRAARQLLDDEEQLTAKTLYMSHRELPAWVSFPDVEKAEWLNKIVAQVWPFLGQYMEKLLAETVAPAVRGSNPHLQTFTFTRVELGEKPLRIIGVKVHPGQRKEQILLDLNISYVGDVQIDVEVKKYFCKAGVKGMQLHGVLRVILEPLIGDLPIVGAVSMFFIRRPTLDINWTGMTNLLDIPGLSSLSDTMIMDSIAAFLVLPNRLLVPLVPDLQDVAQLRSPLPRGIIRIHLLAARGLSSKDKYVKGLIEGKSDPYALVRLGTQTFCSRVIDEELNPQWGETYEVMVHEVPGQEIEVEVFDKDPDKDDFLGRMKLDVGKVLQAGVLDDWFPLQGGQGQVHLRLEWLSLLSDAEKLEQVLQWNRGVSSRPEPPSAAILVVYLDRAQDLPLKKGNKEPNPMVQLSIQDVTQESKAVYSTNCPVWEEAFRFFLQDPQSQELDVQVKDDSRALTLGALTLPLARLLTAPELTLDQWFQLSSSGPNSRLYIKLVMRILYLDSSEICFPTVPGSPGAWDVDSESPQRGSSVDAPPRPCHTTPDSQFGTEHVLRIHVLEAQDLIAKDRFLGGLVKGKSDPYVKLKLAGRSFRSHVVREDLNPRWNEVFEVIVTSVPGQELEVEVFDKDLDKDDFLGRCKVSLTTVLNSGFLDEWLTLEDVPSGRLHLRLERLTPRPTAAELEEVLQVNSLIQTQKSAELAAALLSVYMERAEDLPLRKGTKPPNPYATLTVGDTSHKTKTVSQTSAPVWDESASFLIRKPHIESLELQVRGEGTGLLGSLSLPLSELLVADQLCLDRWFTLSSGQGQVLLRAQLGILVSQHSGVEAHSHSYSHSSSSLSEEPELWGGPPHITSSAPELRQRLTHVDSPLEAPAGPLGQVKLTVWYYSEERKLVSIVHGCRALRQNGRDPPDPYVSLLLLPDKNRGTKRKTSQKKRTLSPEFNERFEWELPLDEALRRKLDVSVKSNSSFMSRERELLGKVQLDLAETDLSQGVARWYDLMDDKDKGSS comes from the exons GGCGGTTGCTGGTGCTGATACCGGTGTATTTGGCCGGGGCAGTGGGACTCAGCGTGGGTTTCGTGCTCTTCGGCCTCGCCCTCTACCTGGGCTGGCGCCGGGTCCGCGACGAGAAAGAACGGAGCCTTCGAGCAGCGAGGCAGCTACTGGACGACGAGGAGCAGCTCACGGCGAAAACTCTTTATATGAGTCATCGAGAGCTACCTGCCTGG GTCAGCTTCCCAGACGTGGAAAAGGCTGAATGGCTCAATAAG ATTGTGGCCCAGGTCTGGCCCTTCCTGGGCCAGTATATGGAGAAACTTCTGGCTGAGACTGTGGCTCCGGCTGTTAGGGGATCTAACCCCCATCTGCAAACATTTACATTTACACGAGTGGAACTGGGTGAAAAG CCATTGCGCATCATTGGAGTCAAGGTTCACCCAGGTCAGAGAAAAGAGCAGATCCTGCTGGACTTGAACATCAG CTATGTAGGTGATGTGCAGATTGATGTAGAAGTGAAGAAATACTTCTGCAAAGCAGGAGTCAAGGGCATGCAG CTACATGGTGTCTTGCGGGTGATTCTGGAGCCACTCATTGGGGACCTTCCCATTGTGGGGGCTGTGTCAATGTTCTTCATCCGACGCCCG ACCCTAGACATCAACTGGACAGGGATGACCAACCTGCTGGATATCCCAGGACTTAG CTCACTCTCTGACACCATGATCATGGACTCCATCGCTGCCTTCCTCGTGTTGCCCAATCGATTACTGGTGCCCCTTGTGCCTGACCTTCAAGATGTGGCTCAGTTGCGTTCCCCTCTGCCCAGG GGCATTATTCGAATTCACCTGCTGGCTGCTCGAGGGCTGAGTTCCAAGGACAAATATGTGAAGGGCCTGATTGAGGGCAAGTCAGACCCGTACGCACTTGTGCGTTTGGGCACCCAGACGTTCTGCAGTCGTGTCATTGATGAAGAACTCAACCCACAGTGGGGAGAGACTTATGAG GTGATGGTACACGAGGTCCCAGGGCAGGAGATTGAAGTGGAGGTGTTCGACAAGGATCCAGATAAAGATGACTTTCTGGGCAG aATGAAGCTGGATGTAGGGAAGGTGTTACAGGCTGGTGTTCTGGATGAT TGGTTCCCTCTACAAGGTGGGCAAGGCCAAGTTCACTTGAGGCTAGAATGGCTGTCGCTTTTGTcagatgcagagaaactggagcAG GTTCTACAGTGGAATCGGGGAGTCTCCTCTCGACCAGAGCCCCCATCAGCTGCCATCTTAGTTGTCTACCTGGATCGGGCCCAGGATCTTCCT CTGAAGAAGGGGAACAAGGAACCCAACCCCATGGTACAACTGTCAATTCAGGATGTGACTCAGGAGAGCAAG GCTGTCTACAGTACCAACTGCCCAGTGTGGGAGGAAGCATTCCGGTTCTTCCTACAAGACCCTCAAAGCCAGGAGCTCGATGTGCAA GTGAAGGATGATTCCAGGGCCCTGACTTTAGGAGCACTGACACTGCCTCTGGCCCGCCTGCTGACTGCCCCAGAACTCACCCTGGACCAGTGGTTCCAGCTTAGCAGCTCTGGCCCAAACTCCAGACTCTACATTAAACTAGTCATGAGG ATCCTGTACTTGGATTCATCAGAAATATGCTTCCCCACTGTGCCTGGTAGTCCTGGTGCTTGGGACGTGGACAGTGAGAGTCCCCAGAGAGGCAGCAGTGTGGATGCCCCACCTCGACCCTGTCACACTACTCCTGATAGCCAGTTTGGGACTGAG CATGTGCTTCGGATCCATGTATTAGAGGCCCAGGACCTGATTGCCAAAGACCGTTTCTTGGGGGGACTGGTGAAGGGCAAGTCAGACCCCTATGTCAAACTAAAGCTGGCAGGACGAAGCTTCCGGAGCCATGTTGTTCGGGAAGATCTCAATCCCCGCTGGAATGAGGTTTTTGAG GTGATTGTCACATCAGTTCCAGGCCAAGAGCTAGAGGTTGAAGTCTTTGACAAGGACTTGGACAAGGATGATTTTCTGGGCAG GTGTAAAGTGAGTCTCACCACAGTCTTAAACAGTGGCTTCCTTGATGAG TGGCTGACCCTGGAGGATGTCCCATCTGGCCGCCTGCACTTGCGCCTGGAGCGTCTCACCCCCCGTCCCACTGCTGCTGAGTTAGAGGAG GTGCTGCAGGTGAATAGTTTGATCCAGACTCAGAAGAGTGCGGAGCTGGCCGCGGCCCTGCTATCTGTCTATATGGAGCGGGCAGAGGACTTGCCG CTGCGAAAAGGCACCAAGCCCCCCAACCCTTATGCTACTCTCACTGTGGGAGATACTTCTCATAAAACCAAG ACTGTTTCACAAACTTCAGCCCCTGTCTGGGATGAGAGTGCCTCCTTTCTCATCAGGAAACCACACATTGAGAGCCTGGAGTTGCAG GTTCGGGGTGAGGGCACTGGCCTGCTGGGCTCATTATCCCTGCCCCTCTCAGAGCTCCTTGTGGCTGACCAGCTCTGCTTGGACCGCTGGTTTACACTCAGCAGTGGTCAGGGGCAGGTGCTACTGAGAGCACAGCTAGGG ATCCTGGTGTCCCAGCACTCAGGAGTGGAAGCTCATAGCCACAGCTACAGCCACAGCTCCTCATCCCTGAGTGAAGAACCAGAGCTCTGGGGGGGACCCCCTCACATCACCTCCTCAGCCCCAGAGCTCCGGCAGCGCCTCACACATGTTGACAG TCCCCTTGAAGCTCCAGCCGGGCCTCTGGGCCAGGTGAAACTGACTGTGTGGTACTACAGTGAAGAACGAAAGCTGGTCAGCATTGTTCATGGTTGccg GGCCCTTCGACAGAACGGACGCGATCCTCCCGATCCCTATGTGTCCCTGTTGCTGCTGCCAGACAAGAACCGAGGCACCAAGAGGAAGACCTCCCAGAAGAAGCGGACCCTGAGTCCCGAATTTAATGAACG GTTTGAGTGGGAACTCCCCCTGGATGAGGCCCTGAGACGAAAGCTGGATGTCTCTGTCAAGTCTAATTCCTCCTTCATGTCAAGAGAGCGTGAGCTGCTGGGGAAG GTGCAGTTGGACCTAGCTGAGACAGACCTTTCCCAGGGTGTAGCCCGGTG GTATGACCTGATGGACGACAAGGACAAGGGCAGCTCCTAG
- the ESYT1 gene encoding extended synaptotagmin-1 isoform X5, with product MERSPGEGPSPSPMDQPSAPSDPTDQPPAAHAKLDPGSGGQPAGPGAAGEALAVLTSFGRRLLVLIPVYLAGAVGLSVGFVLFGLALYLGWRRVRDEKERSLRAARQLLDDEEQLTAKTLYMSHRELPAWVSFPDVEKAEWLNKIVAQVWPFLGQYMEKLLAETVAPAVRGSNPHLQTFTFTRVELGEKPLRIIGVKVHPGQRKEQILLDLNISYVGDVQIDVEVKKYFCKAGVKGMQLHGVLRVILEPLIGDLPIVGAVSMFFIRRPTLDINWTGMTNLLDIPGLSSLSDTMIMDSIAAFLVLPNRLLVPLVPDLQDVAQLRSPLPRGIIRIHLLAARGLSSKDKYVKGLIEGKSDPYALVRLGTQTFCSRVIDEELNPQWGETYEVMVHEVPGQEIEVEVFDKDPDKDDFLGRMKLDVGKVLQAGVLDDWFPLQGGQGQVHLRLEWLSLLSDAEKLEQVLQWNRGVSSRPEPPSAAILVVYLDRAQDLPMVTSELYPPQLKKGNKEPNPMVQLSIQDVTQESKAVYSTNCPVWEEAFRFFLQDPQSQELDVQILYLDSSEICFPTVPGSPGAWDVDSESPQRGSSVDAPPRPCHTTPDSQFGTEHVLRIHVLEAQDLIAKDRFLGGLVKGKSDPYVKLKLAGRSFRSHVVREDLNPRWNEVFEVIVTSVPGQELEVEVFDKDLDKDDFLGRCKVSLTTVLNSGFLDEWLTLEDVPSGRLHLRLERLTPRPTAAELEEVLQVNSLIQTQKSAELAAALLSVYMERAEDLPLRKGTKPPNPYATLTVGDTSHKTKTVSQTSAPVWDESASFLIRKPHIESLELQVRGEGTGLLGSLSLPLSELLVADQLCLDRWFTLSSGQGQVLLRAQLGILVSQHSGVEAHSHSYSHSSSSLSEEPELWGGPPHITSSAPELRQRLTHVDSPLEAPAGPLGQVKLTVWYYSEERKLVSIVHGCRALRQNGRDPPDPYVSLLLLPDKNRGTKRKTSQKKRTLSPEFNERFEWELPLDEALRRKLDVSVKSNSSFMSRERELLGKVQLDLAETDLSQGVARWYDLMDDKDKGSS from the exons GGCGGTTGCTGGTGCTGATACCGGTGTATTTGGCCGGGGCAGTGGGACTCAGCGTGGGTTTCGTGCTCTTCGGCCTCGCCCTCTACCTGGGCTGGCGCCGGGTCCGCGACGAGAAAGAACGGAGCCTTCGAGCAGCGAGGCAGCTACTGGACGACGAGGAGCAGCTCACGGCGAAAACTCTTTATATGAGTCATCGAGAGCTACCTGCCTGG GTCAGCTTCCCAGACGTGGAAAAGGCTGAATGGCTCAATAAG ATTGTGGCCCAGGTCTGGCCCTTCCTGGGCCAGTATATGGAGAAACTTCTGGCTGAGACTGTGGCTCCGGCTGTTAGGGGATCTAACCCCCATCTGCAAACATTTACATTTACACGAGTGGAACTGGGTGAAAAG CCATTGCGCATCATTGGAGTCAAGGTTCACCCAGGTCAGAGAAAAGAGCAGATCCTGCTGGACTTGAACATCAG CTATGTAGGTGATGTGCAGATTGATGTAGAAGTGAAGAAATACTTCTGCAAAGCAGGAGTCAAGGGCATGCAG CTACATGGTGTCTTGCGGGTGATTCTGGAGCCACTCATTGGGGACCTTCCCATTGTGGGGGCTGTGTCAATGTTCTTCATCCGACGCCCG ACCCTAGACATCAACTGGACAGGGATGACCAACCTGCTGGATATCCCAGGACTTAG CTCACTCTCTGACACCATGATCATGGACTCCATCGCTGCCTTCCTCGTGTTGCCCAATCGATTACTGGTGCCCCTTGTGCCTGACCTTCAAGATGTGGCTCAGTTGCGTTCCCCTCTGCCCAGG GGCATTATTCGAATTCACCTGCTGGCTGCTCGAGGGCTGAGTTCCAAGGACAAATATGTGAAGGGCCTGATTGAGGGCAAGTCAGACCCGTACGCACTTGTGCGTTTGGGCACCCAGACGTTCTGCAGTCGTGTCATTGATGAAGAACTCAACCCACAGTGGGGAGAGACTTATGAG GTGATGGTACACGAGGTCCCAGGGCAGGAGATTGAAGTGGAGGTGTTCGACAAGGATCCAGATAAAGATGACTTTCTGGGCAG aATGAAGCTGGATGTAGGGAAGGTGTTACAGGCTGGTGTTCTGGATGAT TGGTTCCCTCTACAAGGTGGGCAAGGCCAAGTTCACTTGAGGCTAGAATGGCTGTCGCTTTTGTcagatgcagagaaactggagcAG GTTCTACAGTGGAATCGGGGAGTCTCCTCTCGACCAGAGCCCCCATCAGCTGCCATCTTAGTTGTCTACCTGGATCGGGCCCAGGATCTTCCT ATGGTGACCTCTGAATTGTACCCACCACAGCTGAAGAAGGGGAACAAGGAACCCAACCCCATGGTACAACTGTCAATTCAGGATGTGACTCAGGAGAGCAAG GCTGTCTACAGTACCAACTGCCCAGTGTGGGAGGAAGCATTCCGGTTCTTCCTACAAGACCCTCAAAGCCAGGAGCTCGATGTGCAA ATCCTGTACTTGGATTCATCAGAAATATGCTTCCCCACTGTGCCTGGTAGTCCTGGTGCTTGGGACGTGGACAGTGAGAGTCCCCAGAGAGGCAGCAGTGTGGATGCCCCACCTCGACCCTGTCACACTACTCCTGATAGCCAGTTTGGGACTGAG CATGTGCTTCGGATCCATGTATTAGAGGCCCAGGACCTGATTGCCAAAGACCGTTTCTTGGGGGGACTGGTGAAGGGCAAGTCAGACCCCTATGTCAAACTAAAGCTGGCAGGACGAAGCTTCCGGAGCCATGTTGTTCGGGAAGATCTCAATCCCCGCTGGAATGAGGTTTTTGAG GTGATTGTCACATCAGTTCCAGGCCAAGAGCTAGAGGTTGAAGTCTTTGACAAGGACTTGGACAAGGATGATTTTCTGGGCAG GTGTAAAGTGAGTCTCACCACAGTCTTAAACAGTGGCTTCCTTGATGAG TGGCTGACCCTGGAGGATGTCCCATCTGGCCGCCTGCACTTGCGCCTGGAGCGTCTCACCCCCCGTCCCACTGCTGCTGAGTTAGAGGAG GTGCTGCAGGTGAATAGTTTGATCCAGACTCAGAAGAGTGCGGAGCTGGCCGCGGCCCTGCTATCTGTCTATATGGAGCGGGCAGAGGACTTGCCG CTGCGAAAAGGCACCAAGCCCCCCAACCCTTATGCTACTCTCACTGTGGGAGATACTTCTCATAAAACCAAG ACTGTTTCACAAACTTCAGCCCCTGTCTGGGATGAGAGTGCCTCCTTTCTCATCAGGAAACCACACATTGAGAGCCTGGAGTTGCAG GTTCGGGGTGAGGGCACTGGCCTGCTGGGCTCATTATCCCTGCCCCTCTCAGAGCTCCTTGTGGCTGACCAGCTCTGCTTGGACCGCTGGTTTACACTCAGCAGTGGTCAGGGGCAGGTGCTACTGAGAGCACAGCTAGGG ATCCTGGTGTCCCAGCACTCAGGAGTGGAAGCTCATAGCCACAGCTACAGCCACAGCTCCTCATCCCTGAGTGAAGAACCAGAGCTCTGGGGGGGACCCCCTCACATCACCTCCTCAGCCCCAGAGCTCCGGCAGCGCCTCACACATGTTGACAG TCCCCTTGAAGCTCCAGCCGGGCCTCTGGGCCAGGTGAAACTGACTGTGTGGTACTACAGTGAAGAACGAAAGCTGGTCAGCATTGTTCATGGTTGccg GGCCCTTCGACAGAACGGACGCGATCCTCCCGATCCCTATGTGTCCCTGTTGCTGCTGCCAGACAAGAACCGAGGCACCAAGAGGAAGACCTCCCAGAAGAAGCGGACCCTGAGTCCCGAATTTAATGAACG GTTTGAGTGGGAACTCCCCCTGGATGAGGCCCTGAGACGAAAGCTGGATGTCTCTGTCAAGTCTAATTCCTCCTTCATGTCAAGAGAGCGTGAGCTGCTGGGGAAG GTGCAGTTGGACCTAGCTGAGACAGACCTTTCCCAGGGTGTAGCCCGGTG GTATGACCTGATGGACGACAAGGACAAGGGCAGCTCCTAG